A stretch of Coriobacteriia bacterium DNA encodes these proteins:
- a CDS encoding thioredoxin domain-containing protein, which yields MPNQLANETSPYLRLHADDPVDWHPWGQEAFDLARDTGRPIFLSIGYASCHWCHVMHRESFRDPATAEALNDRFVCVKVDRESRPDVDEVYMAYVVAANGHGGWPMTVFLTPQLLPVFGGTYFPPESAHNMPSFLDVLDEVSAAFGDRPHVADATAESAVEYLRVMFEPPLAQLPGSALLHRSADEILGAVDRVHGGFGGAPKFPQAPVTDFLLAYYRFAGDDRALDAAEAQLRAMLRGGIFDQVGGGIARYTVDDNWLVPHFEKMLYDNAQLLTSLAAVHAERPHEEWAHAMRATADFLERDLTSLGGAFHSSLSADTLGDEGATYVWTYDELAEFLPPADLALAEDYLGVTLDGNWEGSNVLTRCAGRANDAEAVDRVLAELLAERLQRPQPEVDTKVLVSWNALAARGLLGAGAALEDPVLAERGVALTRHLLEQAVAADGGVVHLLGDEASENVRLVEDAAALALAAALAYEATGDSGLLASAIRILEHAETLFAEDGVWFMTPADTELPLRPREQHDSPTSTGASLAALAALRLWRATEEPRFRALAEDTLSRLVPIAEHSPFAAGTALAAACELLGE from the coding sequence ATGCCCAACCAACTTGCCAACGAGACCTCGCCGTACTTGCGCTTGCACGCTGACGACCCCGTGGACTGGCATCCGTGGGGACAGGAAGCGTTCGATTTGGCGCGTGACACAGGCCGACCGATCTTCCTGTCGATCGGCTACGCGTCGTGCCACTGGTGCCACGTCATGCATCGCGAGTCGTTCCGCGACCCTGCAACAGCTGAGGCGCTCAACGACCGCTTCGTCTGCGTGAAGGTCGATCGCGAGAGCCGCCCTGACGTCGACGAGGTCTACATGGCCTACGTGGTTGCCGCCAACGGCCACGGTGGATGGCCGATGACCGTGTTCCTCACGCCGCAGTTGCTGCCGGTCTTCGGCGGCACCTACTTCCCTCCCGAGTCAGCCCACAACATGCCCAGCTTCCTCGACGTGCTCGACGAGGTCTCGGCGGCGTTCGGCGACCGCCCCCATGTTGCCGACGCCACCGCCGAGAGCGCCGTGGAGTACCTGCGCGTGATGTTCGAGCCGCCGCTCGCCCAGCTGCCCGGCTCCGCACTGCTACACCGCTCGGCCGATGAGATCTTGGGCGCAGTCGACCGCGTGCACGGCGGCTTCGGCGGGGCGCCCAAGTTCCCGCAGGCACCGGTGACCGACTTCCTGCTCGCCTACTACCGCTTCGCAGGCGACGACCGGGCGCTCGACGCTGCCGAAGCACAGCTGCGCGCGATGCTGCGCGGCGGCATCTTCGATCAGGTGGGCGGCGGCATCGCGCGCTACACCGTCGACGACAACTGGCTCGTACCGCACTTCGAGAAGATGCTCTACGACAACGCCCAGCTGCTCACGTCGCTTGCCGCAGTGCACGCCGAGCGGCCGCACGAAGAGTGGGCGCACGCCATGCGCGCTACCGCCGACTTCCTGGAGCGGGACCTCACGTCGCTCGGCGGTGCCTTTCACTCATCGCTCTCGGCAGACACGCTCGGCGACGAGGGCGCAACCTACGTTTGGACCTACGACGAGTTGGCCGAGTTCCTCCCTCCAGCCGATCTCGCGCTGGCCGAGGACTACCTGGGCGTCACGCTGGACGGCAACTGGGAGGGCAGCAACGTGCTGACGCGCTGCGCCGGTCGGGCCAACGATGCCGAGGCCGTCGATCGCGTGCTCGCCGAGCTGCTCGCCGAGCGACTGCAGCGCCCGCAGCCCGAGGTCGACACGAAGGTGCTGGTGAGCTGGAACGCGTTGGCGGCCCGTGGTCTGCTCGGCGCAGGCGCGGCGCTCGAGGACCCCGTACTCGCCGAGCGGGGCGTGGCGCTGACGCGGCACCTGCTCGAGCAGGCCGTCGCAGCAGACGGCGGCGTCGTCCACCTGTTGGGCGATGAGGCGAGCGAGAACGTGCGTCTCGTCGAGGATGCAGCTGCGCTCGCGCTTGCGGCCGCGCTCGCGTACGAGGCGACCGGCGACAGCGGCCTGCTGGCCTCGGCGATTCGCATCCTCGAGCACGCCGAGACCCTCTTCGCCGAGGACGGCGTCTGGTTCATGACGCCAGCCGACACCGAGCTGCCGCTGCGCCCCCGCGAGCAGCACGACAGCCCGACGTCCACCGGCGCGTCGCTCGCCGCGCTTGCCGCGCTGCGCCTGTGGCGCGCAACCGAGGAGCCGCGCTTCCGCGCGCTGGCCGAGGACACCCTCTCGCGCCTTGTGCCGATCGCCGAGCACTCGCCGTTCGCAGCGGGGACGGCTCTTGCGGCCGCTTGCGAGCTGCTCGGCGAGTAG
- a CDS encoding P-II family nitrogen regulator: MKRIEAIIRPEKVHDVKESLVAMGHAGLTVYDVQGHGTQKGITQQWRGQEYSVDLLPKTSVMVVVHDHEVSDIVDVISRIARTDRIGDGKIFVTPVEQVIRVRTGETGSDAL, from the coding sequence ATGAAGCGCATCGAGGCGATCATCCGCCCAGAGAAAGTGCACGACGTGAAGGAGTCCCTGGTCGCGATGGGGCACGCTGGCCTCACGGTCTACGACGTGCAGGGTCACGGCACCCAGAAGGGCATCACGCAGCAGTGGCGCGGCCAGGAGTACTCGGTCGATCTGCTCCCCAAGACGTCGGTGATGGTGGTCGTGCACGATCACGAGGTCTCCGACATCGTTGACGTGATCTCGCGCATCGCGCGCACCGACCGCATCGGCGACGGCAAGATCTTCGTCACGCCGGTCGAACAGGTCATCCGCGTGCGGACGGGAGAGACCGGCTCGGACGCGCTCTAG
- a CDS encoding serine/threonine-protein kinase: MRHAPGQLIDHYEIICGLGEGAFAEAYKARDTRTDRLVMLKSPNPQLFGDPAIYQRFERENKIAEKLDSSGVQRSLGMFSANGEPYIIMEFVDGENLRIRLGEFEGPVPIDIALDWATQLARAVAYLHENGIVHRDLKPENILVSTTNEIKVVDFGTAMLDGARRLTFRGMTDGVGTPDYMSPEQIQGDRGDRRSDIYAWGVIAYELLAGRVPFDGDNWLAVMAGHLRRTAEPIRSFRPEVSPALEAVVLKAMRRWPKNRYQTAEELLADLGRLDQLDVSSFDLSPEPPMGGPISAPDSEAGLWIRVVLIALGFFAVLALVVVIALVMHR, encoded by the coding sequence ATGCGACACGCGCCCGGCCAGCTCATAGATCACTACGAGATCATCTGTGGCCTCGGCGAGGGCGCGTTTGCCGAGGCGTACAAGGCACGCGACACGCGAACCGACCGCCTCGTAATGCTGAAGTCGCCCAATCCACAGCTCTTTGGCGATCCCGCAATCTACCAGCGCTTCGAGCGCGAGAACAAGATCGCCGAGAAGCTCGACAGCTCCGGCGTGCAGCGCAGCCTCGGGATGTTCTCGGCTAATGGCGAGCCGTACATCATCATGGAGTTCGTCGACGGCGAGAACTTGCGCATACGTCTGGGCGAGTTCGAGGGGCCGGTGCCGATCGACATCGCGCTGGATTGGGCCACCCAGCTCGCCAGAGCCGTCGCCTACTTGCACGAGAACGGCATCGTGCATCGCGACCTGAAGCCAGAGAACATCCTCGTCTCGACAACCAACGAGATCAAAGTCGTCGACTTCGGCACGGCGATGCTCGACGGCGCCCGGCGCCTCACATTTCGCGGCATGACCGATGGGGTCGGCACGCCCGACTACATGAGCCCCGAGCAGATTCAAGGCGACCGAGGCGACCGCCGCAGCGACATCTACGCATGGGGCGTCATCGCCTACGAGCTGCTGGCAGGGCGCGTTCCGTTCGATGGCGACAACTGGCTCGCCGTGATGGCCGGCCACCTGCGTCGCACCGCCGAGCCCATCCGGTCGTTTCGCCCGGAGGTCTCGCCGGCGCTCGAAGCTGTCGTCCTCAAGGCGATGCGGCGCTGGCCCAAGAACCGCTACCAGACCGCCGAGGAGCTGCTCGCCGACCTCGGCCGGCTCGATCAACTCGACGTATCTTCGTTCGACCTGTCGCCAGAACCGCCCATGGGTGGTCCAATAAGCGCACCCGACTCCGAGGCCGGGTTGTGGATTCGTGTGGTACTGATTGCGCTCGGCTTCTTTGCTGTCCTAGCCCTTGTCGTCGTGATTGCGCTGGTGATGCACCGATGA